Below is a genomic region from Primulina eburnea isolate SZY01 chromosome 9, ASM2296580v1, whole genome shotgun sequence.
AGTTTTACCGAGTTCCCTAAATTTCTCAGAAGTTTTTCACAAAGTGATGGGAGGTAGGTTTTTGACCAATAGATAAACTTGCAAAGAAGAGGTCAATGATTATATTTCTGTGGTTGTGGCATATTTGGGGCACCAAACCAAACATTTTGAACAAATAAAGTTGCATACTCATACCATGAAACGCATTATGGGGTGAGCTACAGAATAGTCACTATAGCTAATTGtggtgaaattttattttttttacccgTAAGGTATGTATGGAAACCAGATAAGATCACAAGGAAATCCATTGAAGTGGAAACTTTAAGCATTGAAATTACAGAATGAGTTTTTTGTTGTTGGAATTCCCATATCCACTCCATTCTGATTTTACTTGTATTGTTCAAGTAGTGATTGTGGCTGCGTCAAGTTGTTGGAGGTCAAAGGTTCATGGCAGTTGGGTACCACATGAAATTTGATGTGTTCTCAGGGCCCTATTTGGTGAATTATGCAGGTTTAAGGGGCATCTTGATGGATTTATTGGCATCTTTTTAGATGCTAGTGTAAACTTTCTGGAAAAATTGGTTTGTTAGTATTTGTCTTGGGCCAAAAAGAATGCCATCGGTTCTCATATTGGTATTTTAACCTATTGCAAGGAAGGATCTATCTAGAAGTGTGCAAATGTGTCTAACCCTCTCTTTCTCTACTTATTCTATTGTATAAGTTCCAGTGTTGGGAGCTTTATTGTTGAGTTTGTGCTTCTCATTTAGTCGATGCTTGTTTCACCAACTTCCCTAGCAATACTTTCATGGATGGCGGATGCTTTGAAGCAATTCAAAATCTAGTCGCTTCATCTATATCCTTTATTTGCCTGAATGAAATAAGGTTGAAACAAACTCTTAATAGCAAATTAACTGAAGAGTGCATCTTCCTGGAATCTCCTCTACATTGTCCTTACTTCTGCTTTGAACCTTCTTCTTCCCCTGATTTTCCATTTTTACCATCTCAGCATATTCCAGAAGTTGCAGCAGTTTCTGAAAATGGAAACATCTCTCCAGAGACGAAGACTATTCCTACTGATAATGGCAGTCTTTCAGTAAATAAGGATAAAGATATTGTATCTGAAGGTCCTGGAGTAGTTTGTGTATATGACAAGTGGGTGGCACCACCAGTATCTGGCACACGACCAAAAGGCCGATACGAGGTTTGGTTTCTATTGTCCTATTATGCTCAGAATGGCGTTTCTGTTGCGTTTTCCTTGGGTTTAAACTTTTATTAACAACATTCGTAGCATGGAGCAGCAGTTATTGGAGATAAATTTTACATATTTGGTGGAAACCATAATGGTCGTCACCTAAATGATCTCCAGGTATTGGAATTTAAGTTTTAATACCTGTATATGCCGAATGTGTGTGAGATTCCTGTATCACAATTTAAATAACTTTCTCGTCTGGGGAAACTTTAATACAGCTGGATTGGATTAGTGATGAGCCAGAAAACTAGGAAACTTTCCGAGTTTTATTGTAGAAACACCACCAAATGTTACCTATGTTCGTAATTTTTACCTTCTTGAATTTCCGTGTCATAAGCAATGCCCCATACACCTTTCTGGGGTTCAGTTTTACATGATAAGTTTCTGCTACATTTTTCTTTTCGGTTTCTATGGGTATGACTTTTGTACTTTTTTTGGGGTTTAGGTTCTGGATATGAGAAGTTGGACTTGGTCCAAAGTTGAAATTCAGGCAGGCAAGGATGGCCTGCCACTTGCTCGCGCTGGCCATTCCTTGGTAAGTATTGAGATTACTGTTTAACCTTTCTGAAaagttaaataataataattatgttATGATCAGTCTCTGGTATTTCAAGTTTTTCTCTGAGTTGTATGACCTATCAGCATGTCATCTCTCAGGTACCATGGGATGGAAATAAGCTTCTTTCAGTTGCTGGGCATACGAAGGATTCTTCCGAAGCATTACAAGGTTCAAAATCTTATTGCAAACCCTCCAAGtatttcattttaaatttttttaaatttcaattttttgaaCTAAATAGGTATTGTTTTGAAATTTACTTTTGGATTTATTTGTGTGATGCCGAAGAGATGTGTGATGATATCTGAGTAACAGTTCCATGTTTTATTTCATCACGTAGTTGAAACAAAATAATAAGAAGACTCTGATTGTTTGGTTTTATGTCTTTGTCGTTTCAATTCACATTATTGACGTTTATCACCATATGATTTTGAGTTTTAGACACCTGAAGTTGTTAGGTGGATGCAACAGATTTTATGTACTTATGTTTGTTGCTAGAATCTGTTATTTCAGTTGATTTCATATCAATGGGTGGTTTCTGAAGTCCATTAAGATGATTTTTCACATGATTACTGAGCATCCTCCTGACTTTAATCTGTTTTAGTTTTGCACCTCGATGCCTTATTGATACATGATTACAGTTAAGGTGTTTGATCTGCAAACTTCTGCCTGGTCAACCTTGAAGACATATGGAAAACCTCCGGTAAAAATTCTGCCTGATCACGATAATCTTGATTTAAAGAAATGAATGAGATTTATGGTTCCCCAGTTCCGGGTTTATAATTTTTTGTACAGCAAGAAATTAAGGTAGTTGCTTTGTTGATGAATTGGTTAATGTAGGTCTCTCGCGGAGGGCAGTCAGCGACCCTTGTGGGAATGACACTAGTCATATTTGGTGGACAAGATGCCAAGAGGTCTCTTTTAAATGATCTGCACATTCTAGACTTAGAAACCATGACCTGGGATGAGATGGACACAGTGTAAGATTCctttttttggcaattttaagaCCTGACATCTGGCCTTCAGACTTCTATACCGATTTAAGACCTGAACATTTGGCCTTCAACTAGAATTGGGTGACCTCATTCTTATTTCATCGTATCCATTTGATAATATTTTCCACTTACCTCGTCTCTGTTTCAATTATAGAAGAGTAGTTTCTCATAACAGATTAGCATCTTGATTAGTCTTTGCGTGTATTTTTCTCTCATCCATTCTATAGGGGGTTGCCACCTTCTCCAAGATCTGATCATGCTGCTGCGGTACATGCAGATCGTTATCTTCTTGTATTTGGTGGGGGCTCGCATGCAACCTGCTTTAATGACCTTCATGTTCTCGACCTTCAAACTGTGAGATAAATTATTTAACCTGGTAACATTATTAGTTGTCAGAATTCGATGAATTCCTAAAATCCCAAGTTCTTTTCTatgtttttattatattttgacgTTGATGTGGTAGATGGAATGGTCAAGACCAACACAGCAGGGCGAGATCCCTAGTCCTCGGGCTGGCCATGCAGGTGTTACAGTTGGAGAGAATTGGTTCATTGTTGGTGGAGGGGACAATAAGAGTGGTACAGATTTGATATCTGATTCAGTCCCTGATATTCAGAATTTCACAGCTTATCTATATGTGGACTTAGAATTTGTTTGGCTGAACTTATCTTAATAATCTTATAAGCTTTTGGAACTTGTATGATGCTCTGGTAACTTATATGCCAGTTacatattatttgaaaattaagCTCTTGTGGCAAGTAACTTCAACTTATGAGTTCTGTACACATCTTATAAGATGATTATAAACTTTTACTCAGGTTTTTGGTGAACATTCTTATgaaaaattgttaaattataaaACTTTTGATTGTGCTATTTTCATTGAGCTAGAGCTTTGGGGTCAAGTACTTTGAACATTGTCTCAGAGCTAGGAGGTCAATGGATTAAGATGCCAGCAACGCTAAATCCACATATTCTTAAGCTGGTCTTGGGTGCTTTTTTATTGCCTGAAACCTGACCAACACTTGCATGTACGTCATGGAAACTATTGCCAAACACATATTTCCTGGTTTCCGGCTTACACTTGTGGGTTGTGTTAAAGTATAAATCTTTTGATTGTTGCGTCTTCCATGAGCTCAAACTTTTGGGACAATTGTTTTCAGCAGAGATCTTATGATGTTTACAGACAAGCTGTTAAGAGCTTATAAGACTTTAAAAAAAGCAAAACTTACCCTTACATCACAAGCTCCTCTCAAATTGATTCTTTTCTCCATATTTTCGTCACTTGTCTGTGCATTTGATTTGTTTCTCTTCTGCTTGATCATTTTTTTAAGGCAACTTATTTGATGAAAACAATTTAAGaggttaattttaaaataagatgTAAGAGCTTAAAATTTAAACATCTTATAGTAACTTGTAAAAGCTCATAAGATATTTAAGATAGCCAAACAAACCTTTTAGTGGCAATGCTTGCCAACTATCCATGGTGTGCTCTATGTAATGATTTGTATAATTGTATGTGTTGAATTGTGTGAAGCATCATGGTTTTAATGTAGTACAAGAAAAAATAGGAATTTATTAAGCTGGTAAATTATTGCATGTTGATTGAGAGATGCATCTAGAAACCTTTGAACTGGCTCCCAGGATGCATCTAGAACTGGCTCCCAGTTTTCTATCTTGAAGATAATTTTGGTGAGTTTCTACAGTATTGTATTTGATCCTCAGTAGTTTAATCTGAGAAGCATTTGTTTCCTTGTGGTGATTTTCCATTCAAATTCATCGTTATTAATTGCAACACAAAGCTTTTAAAATTACTATTCCAAGATTTTCGTTTTGAAGATTAGGAATTCCAATCAGACATTGTGCCTGATTTCACTGCCAAAGATTTCTTCATTGCCCTCCTGGGGTTTGTTCTTGTTATTCATATGCAAGGTGGTAAATGGCGGTGGCAGGGGCCGCCTAGGCGATTGAATTTTTTAAGCAATTTTttacatataatcatgcaatataatcacaaatagtcatcatttttttatataagatgtctaattaaataatgtttaagcacAAAGAAGCTTCATACAATGTAATATCATCTAGATAATgtgcaaataaatatataaatgcaAACTAAGTGGGGTGTGATAGGGTTTTGagatttaaaattagttgactttgactaggtttttaaaatttgttgatTACAACTTAAAAATGTTAACTGCGTCGCCTCGCCTCGCCCACCTCCTCGTCGTCTCACCCGCTTGCTCACAGCCTCCACCCGCCTTGACCGCCCCAACGCTGTATAGCTTGGGCCGCCTAAAACACACGCCACATGCGTAGGCGGTGCGGTCAGGCGTAGGCGGCCGCTTTGACCGCCCTTTAGAACATTGTTCATATGATGTTTCACCTGTAATTTTCCAGAAAAAAAAAGATGTTGACTAATGTGAACATTCAAAGTGTATCAAGTTTCATCAATTCTCGTTCTTATCTTGAGTTCATATATTTTTGGATTCTTTGGaaaatttacaatttttttttctttttttcccaTTTTCCATCAGTTTTCTTTCGAGAATATTTGTTGCTATGGAAAACCCTGGACTCATTTGTGTGATACTCTTCAAATTTGCCTCTCTTTTTTATTCATGCAGGAGTTTCTGAAACTGTTGTCCTTAACATGTACACATTGGTCTGGTCAGTTGTTACTGCAGTCCAAGCACGTGTTCCTCTTGCTAGTGAGGTATTTCACTCTGTagaaaaatatcaataaatcTAACAACTCTCTATGTCATGCTCCCTGTTTTATATGTTTGTCATAGTCTATATTATGGTTGTACAACTGTTTAGATTTGAATCCAAATGCCTCACGCCCTGGCCGAATTAGTTGGATAACGGGAGTATACCTACCCATTATGTAGCGTGAAGATGTCATGTTTTCCATTTTAGCTCATTTCAATTTCCATGGTTTAACATTTGTTCAGAAAAAGTTACCATGGAAAATTGTTGCCAAGACTGAAAGCTCTGCACTTGATGCTACAATTTTAGAGTAAAAACTTATTTACTATGTTTGGTTTCATTTTAATGTTAGGAGAAATATTTTGGGAAAAGACTTTGTGTGATGGATATATGAGACAAAAAAGTGTGCTTGAAATTATTTTCCGAGtggataattttttttaccatGCAGGTCAAATTAAGTAAGAATTTGTTTggtaaatattattaatatatatctgaattgatattTAAGTTGGTAATGATTAGGAGctagatattttaaaaataaaaatgagtgTATTAGATTGAAATATAATACAACAATAGAGCAGTTTTTGGCAGTGCCATATAGTTGAATCAATTGAAATGATTTTGTTGGTTGGTTCAAAATTGTTGAAAATATATCTGGGAAAATAGATTTTAAATGAGTTAATTGTATTTgattttattcttgggattgTGAATTGATCTTACGTTTTAAAGGTAACTCCTCTTTCTTTTTCATTTCTAGATCAAAGCACCTATTTATTTGTACCGAATGAAAGATGCTTTCTTTCCTACTTCACTGAGAAAATTCCACAAGGACTCTGTGttcttgagagaaaacttggattCACTCCAAAGTAACTAGATGGAAAGGAAGACATGATTGTTCTCTGTAAAGAACTTCATAAGCTGCAACTTGCATCTCTTCTAGCTttcatttttcttaatttcaaacTGCAATGGCTCTTAGATATGTTCGTACTTTGGAGCAATCTTTTAAATCTATGTCACGCATGAAAAAAATTCTTTTCTTAACTGCACATATGTGTTAAACCATGAACCTCTTCATGGAAGTCATCAATAATGGTACTGAGGCCCCTTGGTGAAGGAACCTTCCATTAACCGTTTTGGTTTGAGAATTTCTCCCCGTATGTAGATGTTGGTTTTCTTGATAATAAATTGGATGTCAACTAACAATCAATCCATCGGATGTGTGGATACAACAGAGTTTTTTGTTTATTCATGACTTacaaacgagtttaaatttctGTTTTTAGGGTTTGAGTTTGGTAACGAGTTCCTGTAGCAGCGGAGATATTCTAGTTTCATTTGGAGGATATAATGGGAGGTACAACAATGAGGTCTGATAGTCCCTTGTTTTCCCCCCTTTTTTTGGCATTTGGAAGGAGTTGAACTTGTTCAATAATTTCATATGGTTTTGCTTGCTGCAATTAGGTCCATGTACTTAAACCGAGTCATAAATCAACTTTACAATCAAAGATGTTGGAGAACTCAGTGCCTGATAGCTTATCAGCTGTTCAAAATGTCAACAATGCTACTAGAGATGTGGAGTCTGAGTTTGAGACTGGCGAAGAAGGAAAATTAAGAGAAATTGTTATGGGtgatgttgcatcagaacaaaGGGTATGTGCtgttgattattattaatttaccaTTATTCTCAGATGTATTCCCTTATAGCCTTGACATCGGTTAGGTTCCAGTTTTTGAACGCAAact
It encodes:
- the LOC140842045 gene encoding acyl-CoA-binding domain-containing protein 4-like isoform X3, which produces MARANSGLAYPERFYAAATYAGFAGSPNSAVVSKFSNDSALLLYALYQQATVGPCSVPKPRGWSPIEQSKWTSWSGLGNMASTEAMRLFVKILEEEDPGWYSRVSNFVSEPAVDVEIKHIPEVAAVSENGNISPETKTIPTDNGSLSVNKDKDIVSEGPGVVCVYDKWVAPPVSGTRPKGRYEHGAAVIGDKFYIFGGNHNGRHLNDLQVLDMRSWTWSKVEIQAGKDGLPLARAGHSLVPWDGNKLLSVAGHTKDSSEALQVKVFDLQTSAWSTLKTYGKPPVSRGGQSATLVGMTLVIFGGQDAKRSLLNDLHILDLETMTWDEMDTVGLPPSPRSDHAAAVHADRYLLVFGGGSHATCFNDLHVLDLQTMEWSRPTQQGEIPSPRAGHAGVTVGENWFIVGGGDNKSGVSETVVLNMYTLVWSVVTAVQARVPLASEGLSLVTSSCSSGDILVSFGGYNGRYNNEVHVLKPSHKSTLQSKMLENSVPDSLSAVQNVNNATRDVESEFETGEEGKLREIVMGDVASEQRC
- the LOC140842045 gene encoding acyl-CoA-binding domain-containing protein 4-like isoform X1, which translates into the protein MARANSGLAYPERFYAAATYAGFAGSPNSAVVSKFSNDSALLLYALYQQATVGPCSVPKPRGWSPIEQSKWTSWSGLGNMASTEAMRLFVKILEEEDPGWYSRVSNFVSEPAVDVEIKHIPEVAAVSENGNISPETKTIPTDNGSLSVNKDKDIVSEGPGVVCVYDKWVAPPVSGTRPKGRYEHGAAVIGDKFYIFGGNHNGRHLNDLQVLDMRSWTWSKVEIQAGKDGLPLARAGHSLVPWDGNKLLSVAGHTKDSSEALQVKVFDLQTSAWSTLKTYGKPPVSRGGQSATLVGMTLVIFGGQDAKRSLLNDLHILDLETMTWDEMDTVGLPPSPRSDHAAAVHADRYLLVFGGGSHATCFNDLHVLDLQTMEWSRPTQQGEIPSPRAGHAGVTVGENWFIVGGGDNKSGVSETVVLNMYTLVWSVVTAVQARVPLASEGLSLVTSSCSSGDILVSFGGYNGRYNNEVHVLKPSHKSTLQSKMLENSVPDSLSAVQNVNNATRDVESEFETGEEGKLREIVMGDVASEQRATKGEETNKNLLSSLKSEKEELESSLSKEKMWALQLKQELIESETRNMDLYKELQSVRGQLAAEQSRCFKLEVDVAELRQKLQKMGTLQKELEILQRQKASFEEAALNAKQRQSSTGVWGWFAGTPPDQKVDSA
- the LOC140842045 gene encoding acyl-CoA-binding domain-containing protein 4-like isoform X2 gives rise to the protein MRRPPTLALLDHPTPPSSPSSLMTQLFSFTPYISSWSGLGNMASTEAMRLFVKILEEEDPGWYSRVSNFVSEPAVDVEIKHIPEVAAVSENGNISPETKTIPTDNGSLSVNKDKDIVSEGPGVVCVYDKWVAPPVSGTRPKGRYEHGAAVIGDKFYIFGGNHNGRHLNDLQVLDMRSWTWSKVEIQAGKDGLPLARAGHSLVPWDGNKLLSVAGHTKDSSEALQVKVFDLQTSAWSTLKTYGKPPVSRGGQSATLVGMTLVIFGGQDAKRSLLNDLHILDLETMTWDEMDTVGLPPSPRSDHAAAVHADRYLLVFGGGSHATCFNDLHVLDLQTMEWSRPTQQGEIPSPRAGHAGVTVGENWFIVGGGDNKSGVSETVVLNMYTLVWSVVTAVQARVPLASEGLSLVTSSCSSGDILVSFGGYNGRYNNEVHVLKPSHKSTLQSKMLENSVPDSLSAVQNVNNATRDVESEFETGEEGKLREIVMGDVASEQRATKGEETNKNLLSSLKSEKEELESSLSKEKMWALQLKQELIESETRNMDLYKELQSVRGQLAAEQSRCFKLEVDVAELRQKLQKMGTLQKELEILQRQKASFEEAALNAKQRQSSTGVWGWFAGTPPDQKVDSA